A genomic stretch from Ovis canadensis isolate MfBH-ARS-UI-01 breed Bighorn chromosome 5, ARS-UI_OviCan_v2, whole genome shotgun sequence includes:
- the SMIM32 gene encoding small integral membrane protein 32 encodes MYGDVFNTTGGPEAAVGGALALAATVKAEGALPLELATARGMRDGAAAKPDLPTYLLLFFLLLLSVALVILFIGCQLRHSAFAALPHDRSLRDARAPWKMRPV; translated from the coding sequence ATGTACGGCGACGTGTTCAACACCACGGGCGGCCCCGAGGCGGCGGTAGGCGGCGCGCTGGCGCTGGCAGCCACGGTCAAGGCGGAGGGCGCTTTGCCGCTGGAGCTGGCCACCGCGCGCGGGATGCGGGACGGCGCGGCCGCCAAGCCCGACCTGCCCACCTACCTGCTGctcttcttcctgctgctgctctcCGTGGCGCTCGTCATCCTCTTCATCGGCTGCCAGCTGCGCCACTCGGCCTTCGCCGCTCTGCCCCACGACCGCTCTCTGCGGGACGCGCGCGCGCCCTGGAAGATGCGGCCGGTGTAG